The Thermococcus eurythermalis genomic sequence CCCAGCGCTTTTCCTCCTCGCGAATCTTGGAGAGCTTCTCCTTATCGAAGGTCATACCAACCACCGCTTAGGGTTGGGCGGTGGAACTATAAAAACCTTTTACATAGCGAAAGGTCGCCTTTGTCATTGGATAAAAAGTCCAGTTTGAGCGGTTCGAAAACCTGACAGAACTTCGAGTAGAGAAGGGCATTGTTTTGAACATTGTTCCAAATTAGAGCAAAAATCCTAATAAATCAGGAAGTCCTAAATAAGAAACCGAAAACTTTGCGGAGGTGGTGGCGTGCAGACCGTGACAAGGAGGGCCAGCTCCAAATGGGTAACCGGGCTGAGGCCCAGGCTGGAGGAAGCCTTTTCGCGCGGGGCCTTCGAGGGAACCCTTATCGGAAAGGCCGAGCTCAAGGGACTTGATATGCTGGAGGTCGTTGAGATAAAGCTCGTTCCCGGGAAGCCCGAGGGACCGTCCTTCGAGGTCTCTGGTAGAATCGTGACGTTCAAGTTCCCCGTGGAGAAGGGGGAGAGCCTTGACGACGTCTACTACCCCCTGATGGGCATGCTCAACAGGGTCTAAAGCTTTAAGCCTCACCCCCAAGTTTTTGTGATGCTCGTCAAAGGTATCGGCCTCGACAGCTCGGCAAGGCTTACCTTCCAGAGCCACGCCCACAGCGACCACTTCGTTAGCGGGGAGCTCATCTTCGCGACCAGGGCGACCAAGTTCCTCAGCCACCTCAGGAAGGGCGGGTTCTACCGCGAGGTCAGGTTCGGGAAGACCTTCTACATTGGCGACTTCAAGGCCAGGCTCTACCCAGCAGGCCACATGCTCGGTTCGGCCGGAATAAAGCTCTGGCTCGAAAACGGCACACTCTTCTACACCGGGGACACCAAGTGGTTCAAGCTTAGAACCGCCGAGAAGAGCCGTTTTCCTAGGGCGGACTTCCTGATAATCGAGGCAACCTTTGGAGTTCCACACTTTACGTTCCCCACGCCGAGGGAAACGGAGAAAAAACTGATAGCCTTCGTAGAGGAAGCGCTCGACAGGGGGAAGAGGCCCGCCCTCTACGTCAACCAGATGGGAAAGGCCCAGGAGGTCATGAAGATACTCGACGTCCACGGGATAACGGTTAAGCCCTCGCGGGAGATGCTCAAGGTCGCCAGGGTGTACTCAAAGTTCGGCGTCAGGTTCCGCAACGTGGAGAGGGACGGAGAGGTCGTCCTGCGCCCCTACCGCTCGCCCAGGGTTGAAAACTCTCTATCCCCCTGGGAACTGACCGTTTCGGGCTTTGGGAGGCTGAGGCTCAGCAACCACGCCGACTTCTGGGAGCTGATCAGGATAGTGGAGAAGGTAAGACCCGAGAGGGTGTTCACCGTTTACGGCTTCGCAAGGGAGTTTGCGGGTATTTTGAGGGGACTTGGCTACGATTCTGAACCCGTGACCCCCGATGCACAGATGGATATTTAGTAACATATGGGGACTAAAATCGAAAAGTTTATAAAGGATTCCTTTTTAGTAACTACTAGTAACCAAAAACAAAGACCATTGGGGGTGGTGCCGATGGTCTGGAGGAGGGACCGCTACTGGGACCCCTTCGACATAATGAGGGAAATACAGGAGGAGATTGACGCCATATTCCGCGACTTCATGCGCGGTCCAAGGCTCTGGAGCTACCGCGAGCCCGGGGAGAGCGTCAGCATCAGCGAGACCTGGCGCGAGCCCTTCGTGGACATCTTCGACCGCGGTGACAGGTTCATCATCACCGTCGAGCTCCCCGGAGTCAGGAAGGAGGACATCAAGCTCCGCGTTACAGAGGACACCGTTTACATCGAGGCCCAGATAAGGCGCGAGAAGGAGCTCGAAAAGGAGGGCGCAGTGAGGATCGAGCGCTACTACAGCGGCTACAGGAGGGTCATCAGGCTTCCTGAGGAGGTCGTTCCCGAGAAGGCAAAGGCAAGGTACAACAACGGCGTCCTCGAAATCGAGCTCCCCAAGAAGGCCCCGAAGAAGGCCGAGGGAGAGGGCTTCGAGGTCAAGATTGAGTGAGAGGGAAGACAAGGGGGACACCCCCTTATCTTCCTCTACCATCAAACCCCCGTAGTGGGGCTTCGCCCCACACCCCGCTTTAACTTTAACACCGGAGGGGGCTCCGCCCCCTACAACCCCCGATAAATGACTCGGCAATTCCCGATAAAATAAAACTCTAACAATCATCGCTCACAAAACGGAGGTGGTGTATATGAGCGAGAGGAAGGAAATCAAGCTTAAGGTCGCGTCCGCTTATCAGAGGGACGTTGGAAGGGGAATTGTGAGAATTGATAGGAAGGCAATGCGCGAGCTCGGCGTCCAGTCAGGAGACATAGTCGAGATTATCGGAACCAAGAACACCGCCGCCGTCGTCTGGCCCGCCTACCCTGAGGACGAGGGACTCGGAATCATCAGAATGGACGGAACCATCAGGAAGAACGCCGGCGTCGGGCTTGGTGACGAGGTCACTGTGAGGAGGGCCGAGGTCAAGGAGGCAAGGAAGGTCATAGTAGCCCCGACCGAACCAATCCGCTTTGGCCGCGACTTCGTCGAGTGGCTCCACAGCAGGCTCGTCGGCAGGCCGGTAGTCAGGGGAGACTACATCAAGGTCGGCATCCTCGGTCAGGAGCTCACCTTCGTCGTCACCGCGACTACTCCAGCTGGAATCGTCCAGATAACCGAGTTCACTGACTTCCAGATCAGCGAGAAGCCCGTTAAGGAGGTCGCCAAGACGGCCACGCTCGGTGTCACCTACGAGGACATAGGTGGCCTAAAGGACGTCATCCAGAAGGTCAGGGAGATGATTGAGCTCCCGCTCAAGCACCCGGAGATATTCGAGAAGCTCGGCATCGAGCCGCCCAAGGGAGTGCTCCTCTACGGTCCGCCCGGAACCGGTAAGACTCTCTTAGCGAAGGCCGTCGCTAACGAGGCCAACGCCCACTTCATAGCCATCAACGGCCCCGAGATAATGAGCAAGTACTACGGTGAGAGCGAGGAGAGACTTAGAGAGGTCTTCAAGGAGGCCGAAGAGAACGCGCCGGCGATAATCTTCATCGATGAGATTGACAGCATTGCCCCGAAGAGGGAAGAGACCCACGGTGAGGTCGAGAAGAGGGTTGTTTCACAGCTCCTCACGCTCATGGACGGCCTCAAGAGCAGGGGCAAGGTCATCGTCATCGGTGCCACCAACAGGCCTGACGCCATAGACCCTGCCCTCAGGAGGCCAGGAAGGTTTGACAGGGAGATTGAAGTCGGCGTTCCCGACAAGCAGGGTAGAAAGGAGATACTCCAGATACACACCAGAGGAATGCCAATTGAGCCCGACTTCAGGAAGGACAAGGTAATTGAGATACTGGAGAAGCTCCGCGGTGACGAGCGCTTCAGGAGCGTTATAGAGGGAGCCATCGAGAAGGTAGAGAAGGCGAAGGACGAGGAGGAGATAAAGAGGGCCCTCAGGGAGTTCGACGAGAGGCTCTACGACGAGGTCAAGGCGAGGCTCATCGATGCCCTGCTGGAGGAGCTGGCCGAGGTCACCCACGGCTTCGTCGGTGCTGACCTCGCCGCCCTTGCGAGAGAGGCCGCTATGGCGGCGCTCAGGAGGCTCATCAAGGAGGGCAAGATTGACTTCGAGGCCGAGCACATACCGAGGGAGGTCCTTGAAGAGCTGAAAGTGACGAGGAGGGACTTCTACGAGGCGCTCAAGATGGTCGAGCCGTCGGCACTCAGGGAGGTCCTCCTCGAGGTTCCGAACGTCCGCTGGGACGACATAGGTGGATTAGAAGACGTCAAGCAGGAGCTCAGAGAAGCCGTCGAGTGGCCACTCAAGTACCCGGAGGCCTTTATGGGACTCGGCATAACCCCACCAAAGGGAATCCTGCTCTACGGCCCGCCCGGAACTGGTAAAACGCTCCTCGCGAAGGCGGTGGCGAACGAGAGCGAGGCCAACTTCATAGCCATCAAGGGTCCAGAGGTGCTCAGCAAGTGGGTCGGTGAGAGCGAGAAGAACATCAGGGAGATATTCAGGAAGGCCAGGCAGGCGGCTCCGACGGTGATATTCATCGACGAGATTGACGCCATCGCACCGCGCAGGGGCACCGACGTGAACCGCGTCACCGACAGGCTCATCAACCAGTTACTCACCGAAATGGACGGAATCCAGGAGAACAGCGGCGTGGTCGTCATAGCCGCAACAAACAGGCCGGACATCATCGACCCGGCCCTGCTCAGGCCAGGAAGGTTCGACAGGCTCATACTCGTGCCGGCACCCGACGAGAAGGCCAGGCTGGAGATATTCAAGGTGCACACCAGGAAGGTTCCGCTGGCTGAGGATGTCAACCTCGAGGAGCTCGCCAAGAGAACCGAGGGCTACACCGGTGCCGACATCGAGGCGGTGGTCAGAGAGGCCGCGATGCTCGCCATGAGGAGGGCGCTCCAGGAGGGCATCATCAGGCCTGGAATGAAGGCCGACGAAATCAGGAGGAAGGTCAAGGTCACCATGAAGGACTTCGAGGAGGCCCTCAAGAAGATCGGGCCGTCGGTGAGCAAGGAGACGATGGAGTACTACAGGAAGATACAGGAGCAGTTCAAACAGGCCAGAGGGTGAAGGCAGAGCCTGGGGGCGCTTGTCCCTTTGAAATTTCTCTTTTTCTCGGAGGTGACGGAGATGATTTATGGAGTGCTTCTGAGCATACCTGAAAAGTTCGTGGCGAAGTACGAGGACGAGGTCAGAAAGGCGATAGGCTACGGCATAGCGAGGGGAGACATAATAAGCTTCACCGAGGCCAGATACAAAGGGGACGTAGCCTTCGTAATGCTCGCCCGCTCAAACAGGGCCGCTGAGAGGGTCGCAAGTGAGCTGAAGGAACTGCCGATACACGTCAAAGTCATAGAAATTGAGGGAGAGGGCTGAGCCAGTTGCTCAGGCTACCCACTCAAGCTCATAGCCCCTTGCCCTGAGCTTTGTCATTTCTTCCTGCGCTATTCTTTCCGCCTTCTTGATGTCGTTTGTGACGACTATTTTTTCCTTCGGAAGGGTGTTGTTCATGTAGTAGACAATCCTCACGAGCATGGGCCATCACCCCGTATATCACCAGTGGTGAAAAGACAGCCGTGAGGGCTTTAAAAACATTATTGGACAGAATAGTACACCAAAGCACAGAAAATTGTGGGCAGAATAGCGTATTATAGCCCACTACTGGACACGAGAACAGACGTGTGCCCACCTGGGGGCGATGAAGAATGAGAAAGGGAGTCACTCAAGCTTCTCAAGCTCGTAGACCATGGCGTCCTTCCGCCTGAGCTCCTGCACGGCTATCAGCCTTGCCTCATCAGCTGTTTCGGCCTCAAACACGATTGTCTTTCCGCTCTCCTCTCCACCGTGGAGGGTGAGGGCCCACTTCATACCATCACCGCGGTGTTTGACATATTGCCAAACTTTATAAATTTTGTTGGGTCAGATTTGTCACATGAGGCTCATCATAAGGTGTGGAATTATCAAAATGCTCATTGAGAACGCACGGCGTTCTGACGTTGAAGTGTGCGGGTTTCTCTTAGGTAGAAGGGAAGGCGATACCTTTAGGGTTCTGGAAGTAAGGACGGTAAAGAACAGGCTCAACTCTCCGGAAGCCTTTGAGATGGAGCCTGAGGAAATGGTGAAGGTTCTCGACGAGGCCGAGAGGAGGGATCTTGATGTCGTCGGGATTTTTCACTCGCACCCCCACTATCCCCCCGTGCCCAGCGAGAGGGACGTGGAGGGGATGAAGAACTGGCGGGTCCCCTGGCTCATCATCACGCCGGAAGGGGAAGCTGGGGCATGGGTTCTAAGAGAAGGAGAGGTGGAGGAGGTCAAAATCGTAGATGAAGCTAATGACGCCAGAGAGGGTATAAAGGCACTCGCCAAGACAGTCCGAAGGGGAACCTTCGGCGAGGGAGGAACGAACGAGGAATTCAGAAAACTAAGACTTGAGGCACTCACACAGAGGGACTCGATTAATCTCCCCTAATAACTATCTCTATCCTCCTGCCCTCGCGGTAGCCCTTCATCGCCGAGAGCATACCCTTTATCGTCTTCTCTACCAGCTCCTGCACCCAGTCCTTCATCGGGAGGACCTGGCCGTCTATCTTGACGGTGACCTTTGGCTTCGAACTCAGGACGACGCAGTCGTTGGGGGTCTTTTCACCCTTGACGATAAGTCTGGCCATCTCGGCGCAGTTGAAGCCGCAGAGGCCGCAGTCTATGTTGGGGAGCATGAAGGCCCTTTTCTCGACGAGGTCTGCGAGCCTCTCTGGCTCCTTCGTCGCATCAATAACCGGGAGGCCATCAACTTCCTCCACGCCGGTTGAAGCTATAACCCCGCTCACCGCTATGGCGAGGCCGTCGTTGAGCTCCCTAACATCGGCTTCGCTCCTCGCACAAATTACCTTGGGGACGTGCCGGGCTGACTTAAAGCCCTCCAGCAGGAGGAAATCCGCCGATACCATTGAGAAGAGCGCGTTTATGTCCTTGGCCTTGAAGAGCACCGCGTCGGTGTCGTGCGCCCTGACTACGACCTCATCGGCGACCTTTGAGAACCTCCAGGTGTCACTCCCTTCCCTGTCAAAGTCCGCGTGCATGCTCTTGGCTATCGCAACGCGGTAGCCACGCTCTTTGAGAACCCTCGCAACCGCTTCAACCGTCGTCGTCTTCCCGCTCTTCTTGAAGCCAACGAAGGCAACGGCCTTCATTTTCTCACCTCACAGCAGGGTTATCCAGTTGAGGTCGTCTATCTTGACTATCAGCTCTTTGGCCCTGTTGCCCGCGTAGTCGGTAACTTCCCTGAGAAGGATTACCTCCTCGTCGAAGTCCTCAAGGACTCCCGAAAAGCTGGTCTCACTTCCAATGCCCACCGCAACCATCTTGCCCTTCCAGCGCTCAAGCGTCTTGTCAAGGAGGTACTGTTTCTCGCTCATACTCATCCCCCGCCGTTGCTATACCCCAAGTTTTTAATACTTTCTCGGCCACATCTGTGTGAGCACCAACGAACAAAAACGTGCAGAAAAGTTTATTAACTATTAACCTTGCCCCCCAGTATCACTATAAGTGATATCCATCTGGACACACCACCACCCGCCTCTCTTTTCCTTTTCTCCACAAAGCCTATAAGCGCCAACCGTTTTCCCCCTCAGGTGGTAGCATGAGGCTCGTCACGAAAAACGAAGCCGTCAAGCGTGCGCTCATTGAGGAGCTCAGAAAAGAGGGAGTCCGCTTCGAAGTCCGCTCCAGGGAGGGCTACGAGGCCTTTGTGGGGTACGCCATCGAGGGGACGCTGAAGGAGATTGAAGAGAAGATTGAAAGCCTTGAGGGTGCGGACGTAGAGGCCATCAAGGAAGGCTTCCTCTCATTCAGGGAGAGCCTCAACCACGTCCTTGAGCACCTGAAGGCGGGGGAAAAGGCGGACGAACTGCTCAAGGAGGGCCTTTGGGCGGCTGAGCTTCTCGACCAGCTCTACCGCAACGGGGCGATAGAGTACGATGGTACCAATGTCAAGCTCAAAGAGGGGACCAACATAGAGGAGCTCCGCTTCGAGTTCAAGTTCCCGTTCAACCTCGTCCACGACCCGGGAAAGGTCGAGGAGAAGGCCAAGCAGTTTGCCTTTGTGGATCTCGTCACGGAGCACGAGTTCGAGATCCTTGAGCTGAACATAGCAAAGGTCAATGCCCTTGGAAAGGTGGCCAGCAAGTACTTCCCCGAGGACTACCTGCTGAAGGTCTACTTTGCCCTCGTCGGCAGGGCAATAGTGGCAGAGGAAATCCTGAAGGCGCTCGGTGACAGGAAAGTCCCGGAGGAAGAGCTCATAAAAGGCTTCCTCAGGGCCGCACCCATAGTCGTGCCAACCCCGAAGGGAACTCTCGTGATAAACTACTCGCGCAGTTCGTTTGAGGAGACGCTCAAGCTCCTCAAGAGGCTCGGCTACGTGGAGATAAAGGGCGGAAAGGTCAGAAAGCTCAAGGAGTTGGCCTGATTAATTCTTTCTCCCTTTTGAGGGTCAGGTACTCAACCCTCGCCCTCCCGTTTTTCTCCAGCCATTCAAGGAGCTCCCTTGCAAACTCGAACTTCTTCCGCTTGGTCTCCCACACGGGCGAGTGCTCCCTCAGCGATGGCTTGCTCCACCTGCCAACAATTTCGCCAAAGTCGAACCCCACCAGAACTATCTCCCTCGCCCCCAGCTCCTCGGCCAGAAAAGCGGCCCTGTCCCCGTCGGTAAAGCCCCCGAAGTTGTAGACGACGTCCAGGGGCTCCGTCTGGGTCGTGCCAAGAATTCTGGAGAAT encodes the following:
- a CDS encoding M67 family metallopeptidase; protein product: MRLIIRCGIIKMLIENARRSDVEVCGFLLGRREGDTFRVLEVRTVKNRLNSPEAFEMEPEEMVKVLDEAERRDLDVVGIFHSHPHYPPVPSERDVEGMKNWRVPWLIITPEGEAGAWVLREGEVEEVKIVDEANDAREGIKALAKTVRRGTFGEGGTNEEFRKLRLEALTQRDSINLP
- a CDS encoding MBL fold metallo-hydrolase, whose protein sequence is MLVKGIGLDSSARLTFQSHAHSDHFVSGELIFATRATKFLSHLRKGGFYREVRFGKTFYIGDFKARLYPAGHMLGSAGIKLWLENGTLFYTGDTKWFKLRTAEKSRFPRADFLIIEATFGVPHFTFPTPRETEKKLIAFVEEALDRGKRPALYVNQMGKAQEVMKILDVHGITVKPSREMLKVARVYSKFGVRFRNVERDGEVVLRPYRSPRVENSLSPWELTVSGFGRLRLSNHADFWELIRIVEKVRPERVFTVYGFAREFAGILRGLGYDSEPVTPDAQMDI
- a CDS encoding LSm family protein is translated as MSMSEKQYLLDKTLERWKGKMVAVGIGSETSFSGVLEDFDEEVILLREVTDYAGNRAKELIVKIDDLNWITLL
- a CDS encoding CDC48 family AAA ATPase, which produces MSERKEIKLKVASAYQRDVGRGIVRIDRKAMRELGVQSGDIVEIIGTKNTAAVVWPAYPEDEGLGIIRMDGTIRKNAGVGLGDEVTVRRAEVKEARKVIVAPTEPIRFGRDFVEWLHSRLVGRPVVRGDYIKVGILGQELTFVVTATTPAGIVQITEFTDFQISEKPVKEVAKTATLGVTYEDIGGLKDVIQKVREMIELPLKHPEIFEKLGIEPPKGVLLYGPPGTGKTLLAKAVANEANAHFIAINGPEIMSKYYGESEERLREVFKEAEENAPAIIFIDEIDSIAPKREETHGEVEKRVVSQLLTLMDGLKSRGKVIVIGATNRPDAIDPALRRPGRFDREIEVGVPDKQGRKEILQIHTRGMPIEPDFRKDKVIEILEKLRGDERFRSVIEGAIEKVEKAKDEEEIKRALREFDERLYDEVKARLIDALLEELAEVTHGFVGADLAALAREAAMAALRRLIKEGKIDFEAEHIPREVLEELKVTRRDFYEALKMVEPSALREVLLEVPNVRWDDIGGLEDVKQELREAVEWPLKYPEAFMGLGITPPKGILLYGPPGTGKTLLAKAVANESEANFIAIKGPEVLSKWVGESEKNIREIFRKARQAAPTVIFIDEIDAIAPRRGTDVNRVTDRLINQLLTEMDGIQENSGVVVIAATNRPDIIDPALLRPGRFDRLILVPAPDEKARLEIFKVHTRKVPLAEDVNLEELAKRTEGYTGADIEAVVREAAMLAMRRALQEGIIRPGMKADEIRRKVKVTMKDFEEALKKIGPSVSKETMEYYRKIQEQFKQARG
- a CDS encoding Hsp20/alpha crystallin family protein; this encodes MVWRRDRYWDPFDIMREIQEEIDAIFRDFMRGPRLWSYREPGESVSISETWREPFVDIFDRGDRFIITVELPGVRKEDIKLRVTEDTVYIEAQIRREKELEKEGAVRIERYYSGYRRVIRLPEEVVPEKAKARYNNGVLEIELPKKAPKKAEGEGFEVKIE
- the mobB gene encoding molybdopterin-guanine dinucleotide biosynthesis protein B, with the translated sequence MKAVAFVGFKKSGKTTTVEAVARVLKERGYRVAIAKSMHADFDREGSDTWRFSKVADEVVVRAHDTDAVLFKAKDINALFSMVSADFLLLEGFKSARHVPKVICARSEADVRELNDGLAIAVSGVIASTGVEEVDGLPVIDATKEPERLADLVEKRAFMLPNIDCGLCGFNCAEMARLIVKGEKTPNDCVVLSSKPKVTVKIDGQVLPMKDWVQELVEKTIKGMLSAMKGYREGRRIEIVIRGD